The stretch of DNA ATTGATTTCGTCCCGAGGTGTATGCGCGTCGCGTTCGTCTCGTCTCACACGACCGATAGACGAGACACCCCGGGCAACCGCCGGGTTCGCAGAGTCGCAGAAGGCCTTGCACGGAAGGGCCACGAGGTTGCCGTGTTCTGTACCCAGTGGTGGGAGGGCGAGACGGTCGCGGAGTTCGAGCGAGACGGCGTTACCTACCACGCCGTCACCGACACGCCCGCCCCGCTCACGTTTGCCGCCAAAGTGCCGTTTGCGTTGTCGTCTTTTGACCCCGACATCGTCCACGCCACGCCAACGCCACCGGCACAGGTGGTCGGTGCGCGGCTTTCAACGCTGTTCTCGCGAACGCCGCTCGTGGTCGATTGGTACGGCGATGACGACCCGCCCGAGTCCTGGAGCGGGCGGTATCCGGCCCGTGCCCCAACGGCGGTCATCACACCCTCACGGATGGTGAGTACGTGGGTCAGAGAGAGCGGGGCGTCAGCAGAAGCCGTCGAAATCATCCCAGAGGGCGTCGATGTGTCGCTCATCGAGGACACTGACCCAACCGATGGTGTCGATGTCGTCACCGCCTGCTCGATGGACGAGCACGCGAATCTCGACAGCCTGTTTCTCGCGCTTGCAGAACTCCGCGATCGCGACTGGCACGCGGTCGTCATCGGTGACGGCCCACATCGTGCGGCGTTCGAACAACAGGCCACAGACCTCAGAATCGCAGACCGAATCACGTTCACCGGGTCGCTCTCGCCCGCAGAGCGCGTTGCTTACTACAAGGGTGCCCACGTGTTCACCCACACGGGCACGCGAACGCCGTTTGCCACCGACCTGCTCTGGGGGCTCGCGTGTGGCTGTATCGGCATCGTCGAGTACCACACCGACTCTGCGGCCCACGAACTCGTCGAAGGCTTAGAACGGGGTTTTCGGGCCACCTCACCACAGGAAATCGCAAACGCAATCGAAAAAGCGGGGTCGCTCGACACACGAACGACCGACGAGCGGTTTTTCAAGTACAGCCACGACGCATTGCTGTCCCGGTATCTCACCTGTTACGCCGCGGTGCGTGACGACGCCGGACTCTTCTAATCGTGAAAGTAGCAGGGGCGTGGGTCGTGGTCGGCCCCCCTCTACGCGTGTGACGCCACGTGAGCATTCGTTCCACGCTCTTGCCCCCACTTCTCGCGGGCTACGCACACCCCACGAGTCATACGCAGCCACGCGAGCAGGTAACAATTACCACACCACAGGCTTGTTTCGTTCGGTTGGCTGTTTAACGGATTTATTACCGTCGTTCGCCCACTTCACTGCCGTTGAGCGAGCGAACGGCGTGGTACACGGTTTTCTTTATCGCGGGTCGAAGTCGCTTTGAGACGGCTTGTGGTGTGATACCGAGCTCGTCGCTGAGTTCGTCGAGCGACACGAGCCGAGGACTTTCGAAGTAGCCGTGTTTCACGGCCAACACGAGGGCTTCTTGCTGCTCTTTGGTGAGTTCGACGGGCAAATCTGCCCCGTCTACGGTGTCAAGCGTAGTGATGCGCTCGATTGTGACGGGGATGTTGTTGGCGTCACAGGCCGTATGGAACGCCGTCACTGAGTCGTGATTCTGGAATCGAACTCGAAAGAACCAGTGGTCGTCGCCATGGGCTTCGAGAATCGTGCCACCAGTCTCGAACAGTGCGCTCAGCAGAGTCCCTGCGGCCGGTGTACAGACGACGCGATACAGCAATCGGTCGTCAATCTGGTCAAGGAGGGTAGCCGATTCGACCTCCGGAGACTCCATGGCGAACTGTTCGAACGGTTCTGCTGCGGTGCCGGAAACCCAGATGTAGGGAACCGGTTGCTCGCCAAGTGGGACGATACGTTCGAGTTCGATATGGACGCCCGACAACTGTGTGAGTGCAGGCCCAAAGATGAACGACTCTGCGGGGAGTACGAACTCAATGATCGTGCCCATACACGTCCTAGGACGCCAACCATTAGAAATGTTTGTATTTTGAGAACTACTGTGTTTGTGTCATGCAGGCGTGACTCACTCGAACTGAGTAGGGTCGCGCGCCGCCTGTGTGGCACGAACCGCGGCGACGTTTGCGTCTACGTCGTGGACGCGCACGATGTCCGCCCCGCGTTCGACCGCGAGCGTCGTCCCCGCGATGGTCGCAGGCAGCCGGTCGTCGGTCTCCTGCCCGACGAGGTCGAACATCGATTTATGGGAGTGGCCAATCAGGACGGGACAGCCGAGGGCGTGGAGTTCGTTCGCGCGCCCGAGCAACTCGAAGTTCTCTGCTGGCGATTTCCCGAAGCCGAGGCCGGGGTCAACGATGATTTGTCGGCGGTCGAGTCCTGCCTTCTCTGCGAGCAACACCTTCTTGTTTAACTCCGCGATGACGTCCTCGACCACATCGTCGTACTCCACGGTGTGTTCCGGGACGACGGGCGCGTCGAGGCTGTGCATGACGACGATGGGCGCGTCGAACTCGGCAGCGACGAAGCGCATCTCCGGGTCTTCTAAGCCGGTCACGTCGTTTACGATGTCGCCACCGGCTTCGAGCGCCGCCCGCGCGACGGCCGCCTTTCGCGTGTCAATCGAGATGAGACAGTCGAGGTCTGCGAGTTGTTCGACCACAGGAACGACCCGCGCGATTTCGGCTTCGGTACTCACCTCGTCTGCGCCGGGGCGCGTGCTCTCGCCGCCGATGTCGATGATATCGGCTCCCTCTGCGACGATTTCTTTTCCGCGTGAAACGGCATCCTCGATGGCCTCGTACCGGCCGCCGTCGTGGAAGCTGTCCGGTGTGACGTTCAAGATTCCCATGACGACGGGGCCGTCCTCCCACGGATAGCCGAGTTTTTCGGGGCGCGTCTGAATCGAGAGCGCCTCGCGAATGTCGTCTGCGAACGGCGAGAGGCCGTAGGGTTGGCCGTCGAGTTTGTCTGCGAGGCGCTTGAACTGCGCGAGCGTCCCCATCAACACGACGTCGAACGTCTCGTCGTCTTGGTCGTTGAGCCCCGACAGCGCACACTCACCGCCGAGTGAGAGCATCTCCTCTTTCAGGTACTGTGCCTGGCGCTTTTGGACTCGCGTTTTGAGCACGCGATGGACGGCCTTGCCCCGCATTCGCCAGACGCCTGCGTCGGTGACGTGTGCGCCCGAGAGCGTTTTGCGCGCGTCGTCTAAGTCCACGATGCGCTTTGGAATTTCGGCTCGTGTCCAGCGCCTGCGGGCTTCTGCGACGACGAACAGCGACCCCGTAATCAGGACACAGTCGTTCGGTCCGGCGTTCGACAGCGCGAGCTCGACGGCGCTTTCGACAGCGCTCCGACGCGACACGTCTGCGACACCCGCGTCCTCGAAGATGCTCGCGAGCACCGCGCGGTCCTGTGAGCGGTCTAAATCTGGCTGGCAGGTCACCACCGAGTCGGGCGTCGGGAGCGCCGCCACCATCGCGCGGTGGTCTTTGTCGCTCATCGCACCGAACACGAGGTGGAGGTTGTCGTAGTCAAATTCGGCGAGCAAGTCAGCAACGACCTCGCACGCACCGGGGTTGTGCGCGCCGTCGAGCACGGTGAGCGGCGACTGACTCATCACCTCGAAGCGCCCCGGCCAGTGGGCTTTGCGGAGGCCGCGGGCGATGGTTGCTTCGTCTACGTCTGCGACCTGTCGGGCAAGCGTGGCCGCGATGCCCGCGTTCGCCGCCTGGTGGTCGCCAAGCGCGGGGAGACGCGCCTCAATGTGCCAGTCGGGGCCGGAGAGCCTGACGCGGCCTTCGAGGCCGTCGCGCCCGTCGTAGGCGACCGTCACGTCCGCGTCGTCGCCGCCGACGGTGACGATGTCGCCCGCCTGCTTGCGAACCGCATCGAGTGCCGTGCCGGTTGCGGCGGTCACGAGCGGGTTCACGCCGGAGGCGACGTGTGCTTTATCGGTGGCGATTTCCTCGACCGTATCCCCGAGGTACTGGGTGTGTTCGAGCGAGACGTTCGTCACGGCGCTCGCAATCGGAGAAACGGCGCTCGTCGCGTCGTATTTTCCACCAATCCCGACTTCGAGGACAGCCACGTCTACGTCCTTTCTCGCAAACTCCCACACGGCGAGCGCGGTGAGCGTCTCGAAGAAAGTTGGGGATTCGCCCGCCGCGGCCGCCTCGGTGAGATACGGTTTCGTCTGTTCGACAAACGAGATGAGAGCCTGCTTCGAAATCATCCGACCGTTCACGCGGACGCGCTCGCGGACGTCCTCTAAGTGCGGTGAGGTGTAGAGCCCGACCGACAGCCCGGCTTCGCGGAGGGTCGATTCGAGCATCCGAACGGTGCTGCCCTTGCCGTTTGACCCCGCGACCTGTACGAAATCGATGTCGTCGTCGGGACTGCCGAGGTGGTCGAGCAGGGCCCGCGTGGCCTCGGTGCCCGCCCGTGGGGTGAACCGCCGCAGGTCGAAAAGAAAGTTCGCGGCGTCGTGGAACTCCATACAGATGGAATCTTGAGGTGTCCGCTTTAGCCTGTCGAACGTCGGTGGGTGTCGCGTCACACGCGAGGTGAGTGCTACTCGCGCCGAACTTCAAACACTCCTGCACTACGTTTAGTCGTGTTTGAAACACCGTTGCTCGCTTCGCTCGCAACGAGCTTTAAGCACGATTTCACTGTGCTCAATCGTGCTTAAAGGAACGCTGGCCGGTGAACACCATCGTCATGCCGTGTTCTTCTGCGGCAGCAATCACGTCGTCGTCGTTGACCGAGCCGCCGGGCTGGATGACGGCGGTGATACCGGCTTCCGCGGCGGCTTCGATGCCGTCTGGGAACGGGAAGAAGGCGTCTGAAGCCATCACTGCACCCTTCGCGTCCTTGCCCTCTGCGTGTTCCTCGGCCTTCATCGCGGCGAGGCGGACGGCGTCCACGCGGGAAACCTGTCCCATGCCGACGCCGACGGTTTCCGTGCCCTTCGCAAAGAGAATCCCGTTGGATTTGACGTGCTTCAGCGTCTGCCACGCGAACAACATCGTCTCCAATTCCTCGTCGGACGGCTCTTTTTCGGTGGCGACTTCGAGGTCATCGACGGTGAGTTTCTGGAGGTCGCGTTCCTGAATCAGACGGCCGCCGACGATTGGTTTCTCCACGAGTGTGGACGTAATCTCGTTGAGCGGGCCAACGTCGAGCACGCGCAGGTTTTTCTTCTCGGTGAGTACGTCGAGGGCGGCTTCGGTGTAGCCCGGCGCGACGACGACCTCTTTGAACGAATCGATGATGCGCTCTGCCGTTTTCGCGTCACACGTGCGATTGAGCGAGACGATGCCTCCGAAGGCACTCATCGGATCGGTCGAGAGCGCGTTTTCGTAGGCTTCAGCGAGAGTGTCGGCGGTCGCACAGCCTGCGGGGTTTGCGTGCTTGATGACCGCGGCGGCGGGCTCGTCGAACTCCTTGATGAGGTTCAGCGCGGCGTCGGCGTCGTTGTAGTTGTTGTACGACAGCGCCTTCGCGCCCTCGTTGAGCTGGTCTGCATGGACGACGCTCGCCTCTTCGCAGGTCGCGTCGGCGTAGACGGCGGCTGCTTGGTGGGGGTTTTCCCCGTACCGCAGGTCGGTGAGGTGATCTGCGGTTTCGACGCGGCGGGCCGGGAACTCGCCGCCTACGTCGGCATCGATTTCGACGCCGTCTTCTGACACCGTGACGGCGTCGTCAGCGAACCACTTGATGGCGCGCGGGTAGGCCTTAAACTCGCCCTCGTAGAGCACGCGCTCTTTGAGCGTCTCCTCGGTGTCGCCGTCGTAGATTGGAATCGGCTCTTGGGTGACGATTGGCCCGGCATCGACCTCCTCGTTGACGACGTGGACAGTGCAGCCGGTGACCTTCACGCCCGCGGAGAGCGCGTCGCCCCACGCGTCCATTCCCTTGAACATCGGGAGCAGGGAGGGGTGGACGTTGAGCGTCGTCGGAGCATTGTTCAAGAATTCGCCGGTCAGGACGCGCATGTAGCCGTCGAGACAGACGAGGTCGAAATCGTAGTCAGCGAGGCGTGCGAGGATGCGCTGTTCGTGTGACTCACGCGATTCGCCCTCCTCGCGTTCGACGACTTCCGTGGCGATGCCGCGCTCTGCTGCGGCGTCGAGCACCGGCGCGCCCTCTTGGTTCGTAAGGACGACCTCGACTGCCGCGCCGCCGGGCGCGAGGTCTGCGATGTGCATGAGATTCCGTCCGCGGTTGCTCGCCAGACCAGCGATTCGTGTCATGTGCGAGAGCGCGTCCGCCGGGAGTAAAGTAATTGCGATTGCTGGAGCTATTCTATACGAGTTCGTGCATAAAATGGGTGCGAAAACAGCACTCGTCCAGCGGTTCTATGCACGCCCCTGTGTCCCTCGACCGACACGCTTTTGCTATGCCGGGCGGCAGTCGAAGGTATGTCATCATTCGACGCAGACGGCCCGTTGTTCGCCGTCTCGCCGCTCGACGGGCGATACGGGCGCTACACCAAACCGCTCGCGCCCTACGCCAGCGAGGCCGCGCTCATGCGCGCCCGTGTGCAAGTGGAAGTGGAGTATCTCATCGCGCTCGCCGACCTCGACGTGACGCCCCTCGAAATCACTGACACAGACCGCGAGACGCTGCGCGCCCTCTACAAGGAGTTCGACGCAGACGACGCGGACATCATCAAGCAACTGGAAACGACAGGCTACAAGGAGTACACCGCGACCAACCACGACGTGAAAGCCGTCGAGTACTTCATCCGCGAGGGCCTCCCCGCGTCGCTCGCAGACGCCGGACCGTGGGTGCATTTCGGCCTCACGAGCGAGGACGTGAACAACCTCGCCCACCGCTTGCTCGTCAAGCCCGCTGTCAAAGAGATTCTCTTGCCCGAACTCTACGAAACCCGCGACGTGCTCATCGCCATGGCCCGCGAGTTCCGCAACCTGCCGATGCTCGCGCGCA from Haladaptatus sp. ZSTT2 encodes:
- the folP gene encoding dihydropteroate synthase: MEFHDAANFLFDLRRFTPRAGTEATRALLDHLGSPDDDIDFVQVAGSNGKGSTVRMLESTLREAGLSVGLYTSPHLEDVRERVRVNGRMISKQALISFVEQTKPYLTEAAAAGESPTFFETLTALAVWEFARKDVDVAVLEVGIGGKYDATSAVSPIASAVTNVSLEHTQYLGDTVEEIATDKAHVASGVNPLVTAATGTALDAVRKQAGDIVTVGGDDADVTVAYDGRDGLEGRVRLSGPDWHIEARLPALGDHQAANAGIAATLARQVADVDEATIARGLRKAHWPGRFEVMSQSPLTVLDGAHNPGACEVVADLLAEFDYDNLHLVFGAMSDKDHRAMVAALPTPDSVVTCQPDLDRSQDRAVLASIFEDAGVADVSRRSAVESAVELALSNAGPNDCVLITGSLFVVAEARRRWTRAEIPKRIVDLDDARKTLSGAHVTDAGVWRMRGKAVHRVLKTRVQKRQAQYLKEEMLSLGGECALSGLNDQDDETFDVVLMGTLAQFKRLADKLDGQPYGLSPFADDIREALSIQTRPEKLGYPWEDGPVVMGILNVTPDSFHDGGRYEAIEDAVSRGKEIVAEGADIIDIGGESTRPGADEVSTEAEIARVVPVVEQLADLDCLISIDTRKAAVARAALEAGGDIVNDVTGLEDPEMRFVAAEFDAPIVVMHSLDAPVVPEHTVEYDDVVEDVIAELNKKVLLAEKAGLDRRQIIVDPGLGFGKSPAENFELLGRANELHALGCPVLIGHSHKSMFDLVGQETDDRLPATIAGTTLAVERGADIVRVHDVDANVAAVRATQAARDPTQFE
- the purH gene encoding bifunctional phosphoribosylaminoimidazolecarboxamide formyltransferase/IMP cyclohydrolase, whose translation is MTRIAGLASNRGRNLMHIADLAPGGAAVEVVLTNQEGAPVLDAAAERGIATEVVEREEGESRESHEQRILARLADYDFDLVCLDGYMRVLTGEFLNNAPTTLNVHPSLLPMFKGMDAWGDALSAGVKVTGCTVHVVNEEVDAGPIVTQEPIPIYDGDTEETLKERVLYEGEFKAYPRAIKWFADDAVTVSEDGVEIDADVGGEFPARRVETADHLTDLRYGENPHQAAAVYADATCEEASVVHADQLNEGAKALSYNNYNDADAALNLIKEFDEPAAAVIKHANPAGCATADTLAEAYENALSTDPMSAFGGIVSLNRTCDAKTAERIIDSFKEVVVAPGYTEAALDVLTEKKNLRVLDVGPLNEITSTLVEKPIVGGRLIQERDLQKLTVDDLEVATEKEPSDEELETMLFAWQTLKHVKSNGILFAKGTETVGVGMGQVSRVDAVRLAAMKAEEHAEGKDAKGAVMASDAFFPFPDGIEAAAEAGITAVIQPGGSVNDDDVIAAAEEHGMTMVFTGQRSFKHD
- a CDS encoding helix-turn-helix domain-containing protein, yielding MGTIIEFVLPAESFIFGPALTQLSGVHIELERIVPLGEQPVPYIWVSGTAAEPFEQFAMESPEVESATLLDQIDDRLLYRVVCTPAAGTLLSALFETGGTILEAHGDDHWFFRVRFQNHDSVTAFHTACDANNIPVTIERITTLDTVDGADLPVELTKEQQEALVLAVKHGYFESPRLVSLDELSDELGITPQAVSKRLRPAIKKTVYHAVRSLNGSEVGERR
- a CDS encoding glycosyltransferase, with translation MRVAFVSSHTTDRRDTPGNRRVRRVAEGLARKGHEVAVFCTQWWEGETVAEFERDGVTYHAVTDTPAPLTFAAKVPFALSSFDPDIVHATPTPPAQVVGARLSTLFSRTPLVVDWYGDDDPPESWSGRYPARAPTAVITPSRMVSTWVRESGASAEAVEIIPEGVDVSLIEDTDPTDGVDVVTACSMDEHANLDSLFLALAELRDRDWHAVVIGDGPHRAAFEQQATDLRIADRITFTGSLSPAERVAYYKGAHVFTHTGTRTPFATDLLWGLACGCIGIVEYHTDSAAHELVEGLERGFRATSPQEIANAIEKAGSLDTRTTDERFFKYSHDALLSRYLTCYAAVRDDAGLF